In Limisphaerales bacterium, the following proteins share a genomic window:
- a CDS encoding DUF1501 domain-containing protein: MEGRACESAAVPESAANPTRRHFFRECGYGVGKLALAGLLSNTFGKPAGTHFAPKAKRVIHLFQAGAPSQLELFDNKPQLKALEGKPLPPSVIGDQRYAFIQRDAAVLGPRFPFARHGQSGAELSDKLPHLAKVVDDIAIIRSMHTDQFNHAPGQIFLNTGFAQPGRPCLGSWLSYGLGAETDNLPAFVVLSTGGGISGGSALWSAGFMPGKHAGVRFRNSGDPILNVSRPAGVDAELQRDSLDLIGALNRRRLEIENDPEIATRIESYEMAYRLQASAPELMDLKSERPETLKLYGADPAKPSFARACLLARRMIERGVRCVNIYHSGWDAHSNVAGNITNNTRATDQASAALVQDLKQRGLLDDTLVIWGGEFGRTPMVESNPTLNRSQGRDHHPQAFSLWLAGGGVRGGVTLGATDELGFHIADRPVHIHDLQATLLHLMGLDHERLTYHHAGRDYRLTDVHGKVVREILA; this comes from the coding sequence ATGGAGGGACGAGCCTGCGAGTCCGCAGCCGTGCCCGAGTCCGCGGCCAACCCAACCCGCCGGCACTTTTTTCGGGAGTGCGGGTATGGTGTGGGCAAGCTGGCGTTGGCGGGGTTGCTATCCAATACCTTTGGCAAACCGGCGGGCACGCATTTTGCCCCGAAAGCCAAGCGGGTCATCCATCTCTTTCAAGCCGGCGCGCCGAGCCAGCTGGAGCTTTTCGACAACAAACCCCAGCTCAAGGCGCTGGAGGGCAAACCGCTGCCGCCCTCGGTCATCGGTGATCAACGTTATGCCTTTATTCAGCGCGATGCCGCCGTGCTTGGGCCGCGCTTTCCCTTCGCGCGCCATGGCCAATCCGGCGCGGAGTTGTCCGATAAACTGCCGCACCTCGCCAAGGTTGTGGACGACATCGCCATCATTCGGTCGATGCATACCGATCAATTCAACCATGCGCCCGGCCAGATTTTCCTGAACACCGGCTTCGCCCAGCCCGGCCGGCCGTGTCTCGGCTCGTGGCTCAGCTACGGGCTCGGCGCGGAGACGGACAATCTCCCCGCGTTTGTCGTGCTCTCCACCGGCGGCGGCATCAGCGGCGGCTCGGCCCTGTGGTCGGCCGGGTTTATGCCCGGCAAACACGCCGGCGTGCGCTTCCGCAATTCCGGCGATCCCATCCTCAACGTCAGCCGGCCAGCCGGGGTGGATGCCGAGCTTCAGCGCGATTCACTCGATCTCATTGGCGCGCTCAATCGGCGTCGATTGGAAATCGAAAATGATCCCGAGATCGCCACTCGCATTGAGAGTTATGAAATGGCCTACCGCCTGCAGGCCAGCGCGCCCGAGTTGATGGACCTGAAAAGCGAACGCCCCGAGACCCTCAAACTCTATGGTGCCGATCCCGCCAAACCCTCTTTCGCCCGCGCCTGTCTGCTGGCGCGGCGCATGATCGAGCGCGGCGTGCGGTGCGTGAATATTTATCACTCCGGCTGGGACGCCCACTCCAACGTTGCTGGCAACATTACCAACAACACCCGCGCCACCGATCAAGCCAGCGCCGCGCTCGTGCAGGATCTCAAGCAACGCGGTTTGCTCGACGACACGCTAGTCATTTGGGGTGGCGAATTCGGCCGCACGCCGATGGTCGAGAGCAATCCCACCCTCAACCGTTCGCAAGGCCGCGATCATCATCCGCAGGCCTTCAGTCTATGGCTCGCCGGCGGCGGTGTCCGCGGCGGCGTGACCTTGGGCGCCACCGACGAACTCGGTTTCCACATCGCCGATCGCCCCGTGCACATTCATGATTTGCAGGCCACGCTGTTGCACCTCATGGGCCTCGACCACGAACGCCTCACCTACCACCACGCCGGTCGCGATTATCGCCTGACCGATGTGCACGGGAAAGTCGTTCGCGAGATTCTGGCATAA
- a CDS encoding PSD1 domain-containing protein: MRQWVELTCVLVSGAVHAADFQREVRPILAKHCFKCHGPDENTRKAKLRLDERPEAELLQQVLERIDHADPDEVMPPVAAKKPLSAAQKKVLRDWVQGGAVYTEHWAFIAPKRPALPKVKQAGWVRDELDRFTLARLEAAGQKPSTEADRYRLIRRVSLDLIGLPPTSAEVQAFVADQKPGAYERLVDRLLASPHFGERWAQPWLDLARYADTNGYEKDRPRSIWPWRDWVIQAINNDLPFDQFTIEQLAGDMLPKATRAQRVATGFHRNTMVNEEGGIDPLEFRFHAMVDRVNTTATTWLGLTLGCAQCHTHKFDPVPHRSYYEMMAFMNNTAEPELPVPTPAQTAEEERLHQQMAEAMAKMPVDEKKFEAWLAAGRAEAIEWRTLKPFDGTASRSWMELDDAGRIFVQGDASKHDTYELEFRNLPAGITALRLEALPDDRLPKQGPGRAYYEGPKGDFFLSELQVTADGQTVGLHHGTENYAKQWIGRGKPSAMAALDGDLQTGWSVSGREGKTSQAVWQLKAPLTAKSLKIKMDFSRHYSASLGRFRIAVTTSKRPAKAKDMPAEFETLLARPAETVGGQSRALLKFWYLESSNDLATARKPIEALRKKFPKPATTLVMQERPLLHTRLTHRHHRGEFLSPRELVRPEVLPFLPPLAEGQPRNRLGLARWLVDPRNPLTARVVVNRYWAALFGEGIVPTLEDFGYTGAAPTQPELLDWLALEFMRQDWSRKKLLRRLVTSATYRQQTSPSFRLSAEQIRDSVLRVSGLLHPKLGGPSVFPPQTKSIGEGIYGGGGWRTSTGPDRYRRSLYTHRKRSMPYAMHDTFDAPSHEACVARREASNTPLQALLMLNNNFINEASRTLGQWAAQEKGAEPAVMRALFQRVLTRPPDAREMKIMRDYVAKQKRRFTADKKMAAQIAGPQPPSPAETIAAWASLAHVLLNTHEFITRN; encoded by the coding sequence ATCCGTCAGTGGGTTGAATTGACCTGCGTGCTGGTTTCCGGCGCGGTGCACGCGGCGGATTTTCAGCGGGAGGTGCGGCCGATTTTGGCGAAGCATTGTTTCAAATGCCATGGGCCGGATGAAAACACGCGCAAGGCCAAGCTGCGTCTGGATGAACGGCCCGAGGCAGAGCTGTTGCAGCAGGTGCTGGAGCGGATTGATCATGCGGATCCCGATGAGGTGATGCCGCCGGTGGCGGCAAAGAAGCCCTTGAGTGCGGCCCAGAAAAAAGTGCTGCGCGATTGGGTGCAGGGCGGGGCGGTGTATACGGAGCATTGGGCGTTCATCGCGCCGAAACGACCGGCTTTGCCCAAGGTAAAACAGGCGGGCTGGGTGCGGGACGAGTTGGATCGGTTTACATTGGCGCGACTGGAAGCGGCGGGACAAAAACCGTCGACCGAGGCGGATCGATATCGGTTGATCCGGCGCGTGTCGCTGGATCTCATTGGGTTACCGCCCACCTCGGCGGAGGTGCAGGCGTTTGTGGCAGATCAAAAACCGGGCGCGTATGAGCGGCTGGTGGATCGGCTGCTGGCCAGCCCGCATTTTGGCGAACGCTGGGCGCAGCCGTGGTTGGATCTCGCGCGTTACGCGGATACCAACGGCTACGAAAAGGATCGCCCCCGCTCCATCTGGCCGTGGCGCGATTGGGTGATTCAGGCGATCAATAACGATTTGCCGTTTGATCAATTCACCATCGAACAGCTGGCCGGAGACATGTTGCCGAAGGCCACCCGCGCCCAACGCGTGGCCACCGGCTTTCATCGCAACACGATGGTCAATGAAGAGGGCGGCATTGATCCGCTCGAGTTTCGTTTTCATGCAATGGTCGATCGAGTGAACACCACAGCGACCACGTGGCTGGGCCTCACGCTCGGGTGCGCGCAATGTCACACGCACAAGTTCGATCCCGTGCCGCATCGATCGTACTACGAGATGATGGCGTTCATGAACAACACCGCCGAACCCGAGCTGCCCGTACCCACGCCCGCGCAGACCGCCGAGGAGGAACGCCTGCATCAGCAGATGGCCGAGGCGATGGCCAAGATGCCGGTGGACGAAAAGAAATTCGAGGCTTGGCTCGCGGCCGGCCGTGCCGAGGCGATTGAGTGGCGGACGTTGAAGCCCTTCGACGGGACGGCCAGCCGGAGTTGGATGGAGCTGGATGATGCCGGCCGCATTTTCGTGCAGGGCGATGCCTCCAAACACGACACCTATGAACTGGAGTTTCGCAATTTGCCCGCGGGCATCACCGCGCTGCGACTGGAGGCGTTGCCCGATGATCGCCTGCCGAAACAGGGCCCGGGCCGCGCGTATTATGAAGGGCCGAAGGGCGATTTTTTCCTGAGCGAATTGCAGGTCACCGCCGATGGCCAAACGGTGGGGCTGCATCACGGCACGGAAAATTACGCCAAACAATGGATCGGCCGCGGCAAGCCGAGCGCCATGGCGGCGTTGGATGGCGATTTGCAAACCGGCTGGTCGGTGAGCGGACGCGAGGGCAAGACGAGTCAGGCGGTGTGGCAGTTGAAGGCGCCGCTCACGGCGAAATCGCTGAAAATCAAAATGGATTTCAGCCGTCACTACTCCGCAAGCCTCGGACGATTCCGTATCGCAGTGACCACCAGCAAGCGGCCGGCGAAGGCAAAGGATATGCCGGCGGAGTTTGAAACCCTGCTGGCGCGCCCGGCCGAGACGGTGGGCGGCCAGAGCCGGGCGTTACTGAAGTTTTGGTATCTCGAAAGCTCGAACGATTTGGCCACGGCGCGCAAGCCGATCGAGGCGTTGCGCAAAAAGTTTCCCAAACCCGCCACCACCCTGGTGATGCAGGAACGGCCCCTGCTGCACACCCGCCTCACGCATCGGCATCATCGTGGCGAATTCCTTTCTCCGCGCGAACTGGTCCGGCCTGAAGTGCTGCCGTTCCTGCCGCCGCTGGCTGAGGGGCAACCGCGCAACCGGCTAGGGCTCGCGCGTTGGCTGGTGGATCCGCGCAACCCGCTCACCGCACGCGTGGTGGTCAACCGCTACTGGGCCGCGCTCTTTGGCGAAGGCATCGTGCCCACGCTGGAGGATTTCGGCTACACCGGCGCCGCCCCCACGCAGCCCGAGCTGCTCGACTGGCTGGCGTTGGAGTTCATGCGTCAGGATTGGTCCCGCAAAAAACTCCTGCGCCGCCTCGTCACCAGCGCCACCTACCGCCAGCAAACCAGCCCGAGCTTTCGCTTGTCCGCCGAGCAAATCCGCGATTCGGTGCTGCGCGTGAGTGGCCTGCTGCATCCCAAGCTCGGCGGTCCCAGCGTGTTTCCGCCGCAGACCAAGAGCATCGGCGAAGGCATCTATGGCGGCGGCGGTTGGCGCACCAGCACCGGCCCGGATCGTTATCGGCGCAGTCTCTACACCCATCGCAAACGCTCCATGCCCTACGCCATGCACGACACCTTCGACGCTCCCAGCCACGAAGCCTGCGTCGCCCGCCGCGAAGCGTCGAACACGCCCCTGCAGGCGTTGTTGATGCTGAACAACAATTTCATCAACGAAGCCAGCCGCACCCTCGGCCAATGGGCCGCGCAGGAAAAAGGCGCTGAGCCGGCCGTGATGCGCGCTTTGTTTCAACGCGTCCTCACCCGCCCGCCCGATGCGCGTGAGATGAAAATCATGCGCGACTATGTCGCCAAACAAAAAAGGCGATTCACCGCCGATAAAAAAATGGCCGCGCAAATCGCCGGCCCCCAGCCGCCCTCCCCAGCGGAAACCATCGCCGCCTGGGCCTCCCTCGCCCATGTGCTCCTGAACACCCATGAATTTATTACCCGCAATTAG
- a CDS encoding DUF1801 domain-containing protein, with product MALITQKNDAKVDAFLASITDEQRRADCLAVLALMQKLTGEPAAMWGKTIVGFGSFRYRGKTSEGEWFPVGFSPRKQNLTLYLHCVLEKQTALLAKLGKHKIGKSCLYLNQLEDAHLPTLKKLIKTAYKNPEIAGAETVK from the coding sequence ATGGCACTAATAACACAAAAGAATGACGCAAAAGTGGATGCGTTTCTGGCAAGCATCACAGACGAGCAACGGCGGGCGGATTGTTTGGCGGTGCTGGCCTTAATGCAAAAATTGACAGGCGAGCCGGCGGCGATGTGGGGGAAGACCATCGTCGGGTTCGGGAGCTTCCGGTATCGCGGCAAGACGAGTGAGGGGGAGTGGTTCCCGGTGGGCTTCTCGCCGCGCAAACAAAACCTGACGCTCTATCTGCATTGCGTGCTCGAAAAGCAAACCGCGCTACTCGCCAAACTGGGCAAACACAAAATCGGCAAATCCTGCCTCTACCTGAACCAGCTCGAGGACGCCCACCTGCCCACGTTGAAAAAGCTGATTAAGACGGCCTACAAGAACCCAGAAATTGCCGGGGCCGAAACGGTGAAGTGA
- a CDS encoding redoxin domain-containing protein, whose product MKKIIVSLALTFAVALVANAESPKAKVKTLKVGDAAPVFKIKDTNGKQIDLAQLTVKGPVLVRLTCGCLGCDRELPYFQALHKAYQKEGIRLVAVFAEPDEKFAKYAKSKQFKMQYALDPKRKSWNIFGTKTMPSNFLIGKGGKVIAISKGCDPSGLIARNLGNQTATLLNTAQVDIKTQVDKNKKPTQKSQPKK is encoded by the coding sequence ATGAAGAAAATTATTGTCTCGCTTGCTCTCACCTTCGCGGTGGCGCTGGTCGCCAACGCGGAATCACCCAAGGCTAAAGTTAAAACGCTCAAGGTGGGCGATGCCGCACCGGTTTTTAAAATCAAGGACACCAACGGTAAGCAAATTGACCTTGCGCAACTGACGGTCAAGGGGCCGGTGCTGGTGCGGTTGACCTGCGGCTGCCTCGGGTGCGACCGCGAGCTGCCGTATTTCCAGGCCTTGCACAAGGCGTATCAGAAGGAGGGCATCCGGCTGGTCGCCGTTTTTGCCGAGCCGGATGAGAAATTTGCCAAGTACGCGAAGAGCAAGCAGTTTAAGATGCAGTACGCGCTGGATCCAAAGCGGAAGAGTTGGAATATCTTTGGCACCAAAACGATGCCGAGCAATTTCCTCATTGGCAAAGGCGGCAAAGTCATCGCTATCAGCAAAGGCTGCGATCCCAGCGGCCTCATCGCGCGCAATCTCGGCAACCAGACCGCCACGCTGTTGAACACCGCGCAGGTGGACATCAAAACGCAGGTGGACAAAAACAAGAAGCCGACGCAGAAATCACAGCCGAAGAAATAG
- a CDS encoding DUF1501 domain-containing protein has protein sequence MHHCGQFTNSSLTRRAMLARCANGFGGVALASLLADEAQANASNPLAPKPPHFAPKAKSVIFLYMDGGPSSVDTFDPKPRLTKENGKPFGLKMEATQFNSRGKTLGSPWKFKNYGQAGIPISDLFPYVAKQADKLCVIRSMTSAFSEHTTANYFLHTGFGQVGRPSMGSWFNYGLGTVNQNLPGFVVLNGGLIPPGGLGCFSNGFLPAAYQGSIFKYGAKPLANIVRTERTQELQQNKLNLLRTLDAGVVGRLGKLDQIESAIANHELAFRMQSAVPELTGLKGETDATQKLYGLDASFKNTATFGRNCLIARRLVERGVRFIQLTCPGGNGDRWDQHGGLKAGHEKNAKSVDQGIGALLQDLDSRGLLDSTLVVWMGEFGRTPFAQGNNGRDHNPFGFSLWMAGGGVKGGMTYGATDEYGYKAIDKKLEIHDLHATMLHLLGMNHKKLTLRFSSRDMRLTDVHGEVINDILV, from the coding sequence ATGCATCATTGCGGGCAGTTTACAAATTCATCGCTCACGCGGCGCGCCATGTTGGCGCGTTGTGCGAATGGGTTTGGCGGGGTGGCACTGGCGTCGTTGCTAGCCGATGAGGCACAGGCGAATGCCAGCAACCCGCTCGCGCCCAAGCCGCCGCACTTTGCGCCCAAGGCGAAGAGCGTGATTTTTCTCTACATGGATGGCGGGCCGTCGAGCGTGGACACCTTCGACCCCAAGCCGAGGCTCACGAAAGAAAACGGCAAGCCTTTCGGGCTCAAGATGGAGGCCACTCAGTTCAACAGCCGCGGCAAGACCCTCGGCAGTCCGTGGAAGTTTAAAAACTACGGCCAGGCCGGCATCCCCATCAGCGATCTTTTCCCGTACGTGGCCAAGCAAGCGGACAAGTTGTGCGTGATCCGCTCGATGACCTCCGCCTTTTCCGAGCACACCACCGCCAATTATTTTTTGCACACCGGCTTCGGCCAAGTCGGCCGACCGAGCATGGGGTCGTGGTTTAATTACGGCCTCGGCACGGTGAACCAAAATTTGCCGGGTTTCGTTGTGCTCAATGGCGGACTCATTCCGCCCGGCGGGCTCGGTTGTTTTTCCAATGGCTTTTTGCCCGCTGCATATCAGGGCAGCATTTTCAAATACGGCGCCAAGCCGCTGGCCAATATCGTCCGCACCGAGCGTACGCAGGAGCTGCAGCAAAACAAACTGAACCTGCTTCGCACACTCGACGCCGGCGTGGTGGGCCGGCTCGGAAAGCTGGACCAAATCGAATCGGCCATCGCCAACCACGAACTGGCCTTTCGAATGCAAAGCGCCGTGCCGGAGTTGACGGGTCTCAAAGGCGAAACCGACGCTACTCAAAAACTGTACGGCCTCGATGCCAGTTTCAAAAACACCGCCACCTTTGGCCGCAACTGCCTCATCGCGCGGCGGCTTGTCGAGCGCGGCGTGCGGTTCATTCAACTCACCTGCCCCGGCGGCAATGGCGATCGCTGGGATCAACACGGCGGCCTCAAGGCCGGCCACGAAAAAAATGCCAAGTCCGTCGATCAAGGCATCGGCGCGCTGTTGCAGGATCTCGATAGCCGCGGTTTGCTCGACAGCACGCTCGTCGTTTGGATGGGTGAATTCGGCCGCACCCCCTTCGCCCAAGGCAACAACGGACGCGATCACAACCCCTTCGGCTTCAGCCTGTGGATGGCCGGCGGCGGCGTGAAAGGCGGCATGACTTACGGCGCCACTGACGAGTACGGCTACAAAGCCATCGACAAGAAGCTCGAAATCCATGACCTCCACGCCACGATGTTGCACTTGCTCGGCATGAATCACAAAAAACTCACCCTCAGATTCAGCAGCCGCGACATGCGCCTCACTGATGTGCACGGCGAGGTGATCAACGACATTTTGGTTTAA
- a CDS encoding beta-lactamase family protein codes for MKSVATFFLCLLHVSAATLPEAVDTAMRNEMKQQKLVGLAVGVIQNGRVEYLNGYGWANREKQTPVTQQTLFRWASISKSLTGVTAMQLWENGKLDLKADVRRYVPEFPAKPAPISVRHLLCHQGGIVHYSNGPVVVTVREYKQAHPFENVLLALDTFKHSPVVNAPGEKYAYTTHGFILLSAAVERAGKQKFANQVRDRIAKPLGMTTLQPDYQWKKTPNRAVGYRKHDGKVAVSTDTDVSWKLGGGGFISNIGDLAKFAEGLLNGKLVKPATRAKMWTQQKTNNDQLTGYGLGFSFKKYHEAEVRSWKADGQGVLLVGHSGAQEKTRTHMALWPAQKMAVVVMSNSEHANLGKVTGRLLSVVWPPEPSR; via the coding sequence ATGAAATCAGTCGCCACATTTTTCCTTTGCCTACTTCACGTTTCCGCCGCCACCTTGCCGGAGGCGGTGGATACCGCGATGCGGAATGAGATGAAGCAGCAGAAATTGGTGGGGCTCGCGGTGGGGGTGATTCAAAACGGGCGCGTTGAATATCTGAATGGCTACGGCTGGGCGAATCGCGAGAAGCAAACGCCGGTGACGCAGCAAACGCTGTTTCGCTGGGCGTCCATTTCCAAGAGCCTCACGGGCGTGACGGCGATGCAGCTTTGGGAAAATGGGAAACTGGATTTGAAAGCGGACGTGCGACGGTATGTGCCGGAGTTTCCCGCCAAGCCCGCGCCCATTTCGGTGCGGCATTTGCTCTGTCATCAGGGGGGCATTGTGCATTACTCAAACGGGCCGGTGGTGGTGACGGTGCGCGAGTACAAACAGGCCCATCCATTTGAAAATGTGTTGTTGGCGCTGGATACATTTAAGCATTCGCCAGTGGTCAATGCGCCGGGGGAAAAGTATGCGTACACGACGCACGGATTCATCCTGCTTAGCGCGGCGGTGGAGCGCGCAGGGAAACAAAAATTTGCGAATCAAGTGCGCGACCGCATTGCGAAACCGCTGGGAATGACCACGCTGCAGCCGGATTATCAGTGGAAGAAAACCCCAAACCGTGCCGTTGGCTATCGCAAGCACGATGGCAAAGTGGCGGTGTCCACCGACACCGACGTGAGCTGGAAGCTTGGCGGCGGCGGCTTCATCTCAAACATCGGCGACCTCGCGAAGTTCGCCGAGGGATTGCTGAATGGAAAGTTGGTGAAGCCCGCCACGCGCGCCAAAATGTGGACCCAACAAAAAACCAACAACGACCAACTCACCGGCTACGGCCTCGGGTTCAGTTTCAAGAAATATCACGAGGCTGAGGTGCGTTCGTGGAAAGCCGACGGCCAAGGCGTGCTCCTCGTGGGTCACAGCGGCGCGCAAGAAAAAACGCGCACGCATATGGCCCTCTGGCCCGCGCAAAAAATGGCTGTGGTGGTGATGAGCAATTCCGAGCACGCCAACCTCGGCAAAGTCACGGGTCGGTTGCTTTCGGTCGTGTGGCCACCGGAGCCTTCGCGTTGA
- a CDS encoding dipeptide epimerase, whose product MKIRLHEYNLPLTHPFTISRGTITAQGTIIIELQQDGVSGYGEATVNAYYDAAMADMKKRFTAMEPVLADHTFYDTETFWNLCADEHLADAPFVLAALDCAAHDLWGRLENAPVHQLWGLDPNDAVKSSFTIGIDEVDVMIAKLAEMPGWPIYKIKLGTPRDLEIITALREHTEAIFRVDANCAWAPNEAAALSGEMARQGVEFIEQPLEPDGSEAHKAQAQLFRESALPLIADESCAAEADVPRCVDHFHGINIKLCKCGGLTPARRMITTARDLGLKVMIGCMTESSVGISAAAQLAPLLNYADLDGAVLLAQDAAEGVRVEQGLVKLLDVPGLGIQKLLSAT is encoded by the coding sequence ATGAAAATTCGCCTGCACGAATACAATCTCCCGCTCACGCATCCGTTCACTATTTCGCGCGGCACCATCACGGCTCAGGGCACGATCATCATCGAGCTGCAACAGGACGGCGTGAGCGGCTACGGCGAGGCGACGGTGAACGCCTATTACGACGCCGCCATGGCCGATATGAAAAAACGCTTCACCGCCATGGAACCCGTGCTCGCCGACCACACATTCTACGACACGGAAACATTCTGGAATCTCTGCGCCGACGAGCACCTCGCCGACGCCCCATTCGTGCTCGCTGCGCTGGACTGCGCCGCACACGACCTTTGGGGGCGACTGGAAAACGCGCCCGTGCATCAGCTGTGGGGGCTCGACCCAAACGATGCGGTGAAATCCTCCTTCACCATCGGCATTGACGAGGTTGACGTGATGATTGCCAAGCTCGCGGAAATGCCCGGTTGGCCAATTTACAAAATCAAGCTCGGCACCCCGCGCGATCTGGAAATCATCACCGCCCTCCGCGAACACACCGAGGCCATCTTCCGCGTGGACGCCAATTGCGCTTGGGCTCCCAACGAAGCCGCCGCGCTCTCCGGCGAAATGGCGCGGCAAGGCGTGGAGTTCATCGAGCAACCGCTCGAACCCGATGGGTCCGAAGCGCACAAAGCCCAAGCCCAACTCTTCCGCGAATCCGCCCTGCCACTCATCGCCGATGAAAGCTGTGCGGCTGAAGCCGACGTGCCGCGCTGCGTCGACCATTTCCACGGCATCAATATCAAGCTCTGCAAATGCGGCGGCCTCACCCCCGCGCGCCGCATGATCACCACCGCCCGCGACCTCGGCCTCAAAGTGATGATCGGCTGCATGACCGAAAGCTCGGTCGGCATCTCCGCCGCCGCCCAGCTCGCCCCACTGCTCAACTACGCCGACCTCGACGGCGCCGTGCTCCTCGCCCAAGACGCCGCCGAGGGTGTCCGAGTTGAACAGGGTCTCGTAAAATTGCTCGACGTGCCGGGATTGGGGATACAGAAACTGTTGTCCGCCACATGA
- a CDS encoding DUF1611 domain-containing protein: MERKILILTEGLSNPNSAKTACSVIRYRRDEVVGVLDTTVPPQPAQALLEVGGDLPIVNSLETVPEANVLLIGIAPTGGGLPAPMRALVLAAIARGMDVESGLHDFLNDDAEFVAAAKTSGATLRDLRANDERDVAQRNNISDDCLRIHTVGHDCSLGKMVVSIELARGLSAAGVDAKFIATGQTGMLVEGDGCPVDAVVADFISGAVEKQILAHQHHRVLVIEGQGSLTHPCYSAVTLGLLHGCLPHALIYCYEMGRKNVKGVDHIALPDMESQRDLVHAMANAAHPCEFIGVAINSRNVDSSSYQKEKSRIEAEWNLPATDVFREGAEPLVNAARGMLED; encoded by the coding sequence GTGGAACGAAAAATTCTCATCCTCACCGAGGGCCTCAGCAACCCGAACTCGGCCAAGACCGCATGCAGCGTCATTCGCTATCGGCGCGATGAAGTGGTGGGTGTACTCGACACCACCGTGCCGCCGCAACCCGCGCAAGCCCTGCTTGAGGTGGGCGGCGATTTGCCCATCGTCAATTCCCTCGAGACCGTGCCCGAGGCCAATGTGCTGCTCATCGGCATTGCCCCCACCGGCGGCGGACTGCCCGCGCCAATGCGCGCGCTGGTGCTCGCCGCTATCGCGCGCGGGATGGATGTGGAATCCGGCTTGCACGATTTCTTGAATGACGACGCCGAGTTTGTGGCCGCCGCAAAAACCAGCGGCGCCACCCTGCGCGACCTTCGCGCCAACGACGAACGCGACGTCGCCCAACGCAATAATATTTCCGACGATTGCCTCCGCATCCACACCGTCGGCCACGATTGCAGCCTCGGCAAAATGGTCGTCTCCATCGAGCTGGCGCGCGGCTTGAGCGCCGCGGGTGTGGACGCCAAGTTCATCGCCACCGGCCAAACCGGAATGCTCGTCGAAGGCGACGGCTGCCCGGTCGATGCGGTCGTTGCCGATTTCATCAGCGGCGCGGTCGAGAAACAAATCCTCGCGCACCAGCACCATCGCGTGCTCGTCATCGAGGGCCAAGGCAGCCTCACTCATCCGTGTTACTCGGCTGTTACGTTGGGTCTGTTACACGGCTGCCTGCCGCACGCACTCATTTACTGCTACGAAATGGGCCGCAAAAACGTCAAAGGCGTCGACCACATCGCCTTGCCCGATATGGAATCCCAGCGCGATCTCGTCCACGCCATGGCCAATGCTGCCCACCCTTGCGAATTCATCGGGGTGGCCATCAACAGCCGAAACGTCGACTCCTCCTCCTATCAAAAAGAGAAATCCCGCATCGAGGCCGAATGGAATCTCCCCGCCACCGATGTCTTCCGCGAAGGCGCGGAACCGTTGGTGAACGCCGCGCGCGGGATGCTGGAGGATTGA